One segment of Pseudomonas sp. FP2196 DNA contains the following:
- a CDS encoding co-regulatory protein PtrA N-terminal domain-containing protein → MKLVKISAFAAALVMSSLAMAEGGGDRTFEKMMTANDRSVELFVAREQARDPVVVNDKKDDKTQDL, encoded by the coding sequence ATGAAATTGGTAAAAATCAGTGCCTTTGCAGCCGCTCTGGTGATGTCTTCCCTGGCCATGGCCGAAGGTGGCGGCGACCGCACTTTCGAAAAAATGATGACCGCCAACGACCGCTCTGTAGAGCTGTTCGTCGCCCGGGAACAGGCCCGTGACCCGGTCGTCGTCAACGACAAGAAAGACGACAAGACTCAAGACCTGTAA